The following proteins are co-located in the Aggregatibacter aphrophilus ATCC 33389 genome:
- a CDS encoding YchF/TatD family DNA exonuclease, with product MFIVDSHCHLDALDYEKLHENITDVVAKAHAREVKHLLAIGVTLSRFEKAYDELSKFDNISLACGVHPLDFEEEPFDEERLLRLAQDKKVVAIGEIGLDYYYSSENKAAQQAVFAAQIQVANQLNKPVIIHTREAREDTIRLLRDNHADKCGGVLHCFTENEDMAKKALDLGFYISISGIVTFKNAEEIRNVVRKLPLDRLLVETDSPYLAPVPYRGKQNQPAYTREVCEYVAALKGLSIEEMARVTTENFERLFKIHVQ from the coding sequence ATGTTTATTGTGGACTCCCATTGCCATTTAGATGCATTGGATTATGAAAAATTACATGAAAATATTACCGATGTCGTGGCAAAAGCCCACGCCCGTGAAGTGAAACATTTACTGGCTATCGGCGTAACACTCAGCCGCTTTGAAAAGGCTTATGACGAGTTAAGCAAATTTGATAACATTTCTTTGGCCTGTGGCGTACACCCGTTAGATTTTGAGGAAGAGCCTTTCGATGAAGAACGCCTGCTACGATTGGCGCAAGATAAAAAAGTGGTTGCCATTGGTGAAATCGGGCTGGATTATTATTACAGCTCAGAGAATAAGGCCGCGCAGCAAGCGGTGTTTGCTGCACAAATTCAAGTGGCGAATCAGCTAAATAAACCCGTGATTATTCACACCCGCGAGGCGCGAGAAGATACCATTCGTTTATTGCGAGATAATCATGCAGACAAGTGCGGTGGCGTTTTACATTGTTTTACCGAAAATGAAGATATGGCAAAAAAAGCCTTGGATCTTGGTTTTTATATTTCTATTTCCGGTATTGTCACTTTTAAAAATGCTGAAGAAATTCGCAATGTGGTGCGTAAGTTACCGTTAGATCGTTTATTGGTGGAAACCGATTCGCCGTATTTGGCACCTGTACCTTATCGCGGCAAACAAAATCAACCGGCTTATACTCGTGAAGTGTGTGAATATGTGGCTGCTTTGAAAGGCCTTTCGATAGAAGAAATGGCTCGTGTCACCACGGAAAATTTCGAGCGTTTGTTCAAAATTCATGTACAATAA
- a CDS encoding DNA polymerase III subunit delta', translating into MISLYPWLAPTYHKITGAFDEALGHHALLLRADVGLGVAQLCEALAQRLMCLTPNGDEACGQCHSCHLMQANSHPDFQHIAPIENKDIGVDQIRAMNEQATQHAQQNGNKVIYIEQAHRLTEAAANAILKTLEEPRPNTYFILHCDIQTTLLPTIYSRCQVWNLLPPETEVALQWLQSQVSAETLEMLTALRVNYGRPLLALAMLQQNQLEQRREFLRQFWVFYRRRSPLELLPFFAKEKDTALQQLDWLLAFLSDALKAKLQVKSGWICQDIERGVVQFAQGLSAPALLQAGNIVQKVRSDLQTINAVNQELILLDGLTRLITDVFEG; encoded by the coding sequence ATGATTTCCTTATACCCTTGGCTTGCGCCTACCTATCATAAAATTACAGGGGCTTTTGATGAAGCCTTGGGGCATCATGCGTTGTTGCTCCGTGCTGATGTTGGCCTTGGCGTGGCGCAATTATGTGAGGCGTTAGCACAGCGTTTAATGTGTCTTACGCCAAACGGTGACGAGGCTTGTGGTCAATGTCATTCTTGTCATTTAATGCAGGCCAATAGTCATCCCGATTTCCAACATATCGCGCCCATAGAGAATAAAGACATCGGCGTTGATCAAATTCGTGCCATGAATGAACAGGCCACTCAGCATGCGCAACAAAATGGTAATAAGGTGATTTATATTGAGCAGGCTCATCGCCTAACAGAAGCGGCTGCCAATGCTATTTTAAAAACACTGGAAGAGCCTCGCCCAAACACCTATTTCATTTTACATTGCGATATACAAACCACTTTGTTGCCAACGATTTATAGCCGTTGCCAAGTGTGGAATCTGTTGCCGCCGGAGACGGAAGTTGCGTTGCAGTGGTTGCAATCGCAGGTTTCTGCAGAAACACTTGAAATGTTGACCGCACTTCGCGTGAACTATGGGCGCCCGCTGTTGGCGCTTGCGATGTTGCAACAAAACCAATTAGAACAACGACGTGAATTTTTGCGTCAATTTTGGGTATTTTATCGCCGCCGTTCACCACTCGAGTTATTACCTTTTTTTGCCAAAGAAAAAGACACGGCATTGCAGCAACTGGATTGGTTGTTGGCTTTTTTAAGTGATGCACTAAAAGCAAAATTGCAGGTGAAAAGCGGTTGGATTTGTCAGGATATTGAACGCGGCGTGGTTCAATTTGCGCAAGGGCTTTCTGCCCCCGCATTATTGCAGGCCGGCAATATTGTGCAAAAAGTGCGGTCGGATTTGCAGACGATTAATGCAGTGAATCAGGAATTAATTTTATTGGACGGTTTGACCCGTCTTATTACCGACGTATTTGAAGGATAA
- the tmk gene encoding dTMP kinase gives MAGKFIVIEGLEGAGKSTAHQCVVDVLKELGIDDVVFTREPGGTPLAEKLRYLIKHETEEPVTDKAELLMLYAARIQLVENVIKPALAQGKWVVGDRHDMSSQAYQGGGRQLEQRLLQSLKETILGDFEPDLTLYLDIDPAVGLARARGRGELDRIEQQNLDFFHRTRARYLALVKDNPKAVIINAEQPVEQVKADIQSAVKNWWISLSR, from the coding sequence ATGGCCGGTAAATTTATTGTTATCGAAGGCTTGGAAGGCGCAGGCAAATCCACTGCCCATCAATGTGTAGTGGATGTTTTGAAAGAATTGGGCATTGATGATGTGGTGTTTACCCGCGAGCCCGGCGGCACGCCTTTAGCAGAAAAATTGCGCTACCTCATTAAACATGAAACGGAAGAGCCGGTAACGGATAAAGCCGAATTATTAATGTTATATGCCGCCCGTATTCAATTGGTGGAAAATGTCATTAAGCCCGCTTTGGCTCAGGGCAAATGGGTAGTCGGTGATCGTCATGACATGTCTTCCCAAGCCTATCAAGGTGGTGGTCGCCAACTCGAACAACGTTTGCTTCAAAGCCTTAAGGAAACCATTTTAGGCGATTTTGAACCGGATTTAACGCTGTATTTGGATATTGATCCGGCTGTGGGGTTGGCTCGCGCCCGTGGTCGTGGCGAATTGGATCGTATCGAACAGCAAAACTTAGATTTTTTCCACCGCACTCGAGCACGTTATTTGGCGTTAGTGAAAGACAACCCCAAGGCAGTGATTATCAATGCGGAACAACCCGTTGAGCAAGTGAAGGCCGACATTCAAAGTGCGGTCAAAAATTGGTGGATTTCCCTTTCAAGATGA
- the mltG gene encoding endolytic transglycosylase MltG, whose amino-acid sequence MKKFCVFILFLIVVLAGAGFWGFQQLQQFVQQPVNVQNDQLLTIERGTTGNKLVSLLEKERILDNAALLPWLLKLHPELNKVKAGTYSLNGVKTVEDLLKLLNSGKEAQFSLTFVEGETFKTIRKRLENAPHLKQTLQGKSNDEVFGMLAMDTNLNKNLTESHIIDGWIYPDTYNYTPNSTDLDLLQRSVERMKKALDKAWNGRDKNLPLADPYEMLILASIVEKESGVAAERPQIASVFINRLNAKMKLQTDPTVIYGMGDNYNGNIRKKDLETPTPYNTYVIDGLPPTPIAMPSEEALQAVAHPAQTEFYYFVADGSGGHKFSRNLNEHNKAVQDYLRWYREQNRK is encoded by the coding sequence ATGAAAAAATTTTGTGTATTTATTTTATTTTTGATTGTCGTTTTAGCCGGCGCAGGATTTTGGGGATTTCAGCAGTTACAACAATTTGTGCAACAACCGGTGAATGTGCAAAACGATCAATTATTAACCATAGAACGTGGCACAACAGGCAATAAATTGGTTAGTTTGTTGGAAAAAGAACGTATTTTGGATAATGCTGCGCTGTTGCCTTGGTTGTTGAAATTACATCCCGAACTCAACAAAGTGAAGGCAGGAACCTATTCTCTTAACGGTGTAAAAACCGTGGAAGATTTACTGAAGTTGCTGAATTCCGGCAAAGAAGCGCAATTTTCACTGACCTTCGTTGAAGGCGAAACCTTCAAAACTATACGAAAACGTCTCGAAAATGCACCGCACTTAAAACAAACTTTGCAGGGCAAGTCTAATGACGAGGTTTTTGGGATGCTTGCTATGGATACCAACCTCAATAAAAATTTAACTGAAAGCCATATTATCGACGGTTGGATTTACCCCGATACTTACAATTACACACCGAACTCCACCGATTTAGATTTGTTGCAACGTTCAGTGGAACGTATGAAAAAGGCTTTAGATAAAGCATGGAATGGACGGGATAAAAATCTGCCGTTAGCTGATCCTTACGAAATGCTTATTTTGGCCTCGATTGTGGAAAAAGAATCGGGCGTGGCGGCAGAGCGTCCACAAATTGCATCCGTGTTTATCAATCGCTTAAACGCCAAAATGAAATTGCAAACCGACCCTACGGTGATCTACGGTATGGGGGATAATTATAACGGCAATATTCGCAAAAAAGATTTAGAAACGCCGACACCTTATAATACTTATGTCATTGACGGTTTGCCACCAACGCCTATTGCAATGCCAAGTGAAGAGGCCTTGCAGGCAGTAGCTCATCCGGCGCAAACGGAATTTTATTATTTTGTGGCGGACGGTTCGGGCGGCCATAAATTTAGTCGTAATCTCAATGAACACAATAAAGCGGTACAAGACTATTTGCGCTGGTATCGTGAACAAAACAGGAAATAA
- a CDS encoding AI-2E family transporter has protein sequence MTKSSSLFKGLVALAAIVIILAGIKAASEIAVPFLLSLFIAIICSPLLNYLTSKKVPYWLAITSLLLLIFVIFFFLFGLINSAIQEFSQSIPQYRLLLAERVNSLVGLAQEMKIPLDISEKSIMDNFDPSVIMNFVRRVFLSFSGVVTNTFVLLLVVIFMLLEAPYAKHKFVVAFSDDPNNVGQQELYLDRILNGIMSYLGVKTMMSLLTAICVWVLLEVAGVQYAILWATLSFLLNYIPNIGSIIAAVPIIVQALLLNGFIVGLGVLVGVVVINVGIGSALEPRLMGKKLGLSTLVVFLSLLFWGWLLGTVGMLLSVPLTMALKIALEASPTTAKYAALLSDSSSLPTNK, from the coding sequence ATGACAAAATCCTCTTCATTATTCAAAGGCTTGGTGGCTTTAGCTGCTATCGTCATTATTTTGGCAGGCATTAAAGCCGCATCGGAAATTGCGGTGCCGTTTCTGTTATCCTTATTTATCGCCATTATTTGTTCGCCGTTACTGAATTATTTAACGTCGAAAAAAGTGCCCTATTGGTTAGCCATTACATCATTGTTATTGTTAATTTTTGTGATCTTTTTCTTCCTTTTCGGGTTAATTAACAGCGCAATTCAAGAATTTAGCCAATCAATTCCGCAATATCGTCTATTATTGGCTGAACGGGTAAATAGCTTGGTGGGATTGGCGCAAGAGATGAAAATTCCGTTAGATATTTCAGAAAAAAGCATTATGGATAATTTTGATCCAAGTGTGATCATGAATTTTGTTCGACGTGTATTTTTGAGTTTCTCCGGTGTAGTCACCAACACCTTCGTGTTATTGTTAGTGGTGATTTTCATGTTGTTGGAAGCGCCTTATGCCAAACATAAATTTGTTGTGGCGTTTAGTGATGATCCGAATAATGTGGGACAACAAGAACTTTATTTAGATCGTATTTTAAACGGCATTATGAGTTATCTTGGCGTTAAAACCATGATGAGCTTGCTGACAGCCATTTGTGTTTGGGTGTTGTTAGAAGTGGCGGGCGTGCAATATGCGATCTTGTGGGCAACGCTCAGTTTCTTGTTAAACTACATTCCAAATATCGGTTCCATTATTGCCGCCGTGCCGATCATTGTGCAGGCATTATTATTGAATGGTTTTATTGTCGGCTTGGGCGTGTTGGTCGGCGTGGTGGTGATTAACGTTGGCATCGGCAGCGCCCTTGAACCTCGCTTAATGGGTAAAAAACTCGGTCTTTCCACTTTGGTGGTATTTTTGTCTTTATTGTTTTGGGGATGGTTATTGGGTACCGTAGGGATGTTGCTTTCCGTGCCGTTAACCATGGCGTTGAAAATCGCTTTAGAAGCGAGCCCTACAACGGCAAAATATGCTGCGCTGTTGAGTGATTCATCAAGCCTTCCCACTAATAAATAA
- the glnB gene encoding nitrogen regulatory protein P-II, whose protein sequence is MKKIEAIIKPFKLDDVREALSDIGITGMTVTEVRGFGRQKGHTELYRGAEYMVDFLPKVKMEIVVPDELLEQCLDAIIDTAQTGKIGDGKIFVYEVERVIRIRTGEENEDAI, encoded by the coding sequence ATGAAAAAAATCGAAGCGATTATTAAACCGTTTAAATTAGATGATGTGCGTGAGGCGTTGTCTGATATCGGGATTACCGGCATGACGGTGACGGAAGTGCGTGGCTTTGGGCGCCAGAAAGGGCATACGGAACTTTATCGCGGCGCAGAATATATGGTGGATTTTCTGCCAAAAGTGAAAATGGAAATTGTGGTGCCGGATGAGTTGTTGGAGCAATGTTTAGACGCGATTATTGATACGGCGCAAACAGGCAAAATCGGTGATGGTAAGATTTTTGTATATGAGGTAGAACGTGTGATTCGTATCCGCACCGGAGAAGAAAATGAGGATGCGATTTAA
- a CDS encoding pyridoxal phosphatase, translating into MAYQVIAFDLDGTLLNSQGNILPASKRAIQRAREQGINVVFVTGRHHTAVKPYYHEVDLDTPIICCNGTYLYYPQTDEVKFANPLSSEKCHKVIDIADKFDTHLLMYSRDAMNYTRLNPHMEKFTQWVMNCGPEVRPNVRLVTDFREIIDNPKENIWKFVISSPDRQAIENAVSALPDSEFSCEWSWVDRVDVANIGNSKGARLLDLLKLWNVEPQNVIAFGDNHNDISMLTAVGLGVAMGNAEEAVKAQTKRVIGSNDSDSIARLIEEMLG; encoded by the coding sequence ATGGCATATCAAGTGATCGCTTTCGATCTCGATGGCACATTATTAAACAGCCAAGGCAATATTCTCCCTGCCAGTAAACGCGCTATTCAACGGGCTCGGGAACAGGGTATCAACGTGGTTTTCGTCACCGGACGCCACCATACTGCCGTAAAACCTTATTATCATGAAGTGGATTTGGATACGCCGATTATTTGTTGCAACGGCACTTATCTGTATTATCCGCAAACCGATGAAGTGAAATTTGCCAATCCGCTTTCCTCCGAAAAATGCCATAAAGTCATTGATATTGCAGACAAATTCGACACTCATTTGCTCATGTATAGCCGTGACGCGATGAACTATACCCGTTTAAATCCGCACATGGAAAAATTCACTCAATGGGTGATGAATTGCGGGCCTGAGGTGCGCCCAAACGTGCGTTTAGTTACTGATTTCAGAGAAATCATTGATAATCCCAAAGAGAACATTTGGAAATTTGTCATCAGCTCACCCGATCGACAAGCCATAGAAAATGCAGTCAGTGCCTTACCTGACTCAGAATTCAGTTGCGAATGGTCTTGGGTTGATCGTGTGGATGTCGCCAATATCGGCAACAGCAAAGGCGCGCGTCTGCTTGATTTGCTGAAGCTATGGAATGTTGAACCACAAAATGTCATTGCTTTTGGCGATAACCACAACGACATCAGTATGCTCACCGCGGTTGGTCTCGGCGTTGCCATGGGTAATGCGGAAGAGGCGGTGAAAGCGCAGACCAAACGGGTTATCGGCTCAAACGACAGCGATAGCATCGCCCGATTAATTGAAGAGATGCTTGGCTAA
- a CDS encoding DUF6396 domain-containing protein: MVARIFKIIVIIMTVLIVLAIWAGMSLFEGVDLGGAGHSTSPGVIDEYKARKIKMEKMEQLQANLEFVCKHEERPELSQETQQLYNYALYHDLHNMWTGKKGDAVWNGLARYYRIAAMNGDYKANIRLQYLLKSGRISSDMPQTEVHNLNEELAKQLPATAYYNLYGYLDVGYGVRTEKDGKYAYLRKAADLGSREAQYVVSEMLGDINDEETLQMRLNMIKQLRSCASEQGLGIASNFLGIHLQSDKDYKDAVKAFYQGVKNGNAASARYLSNGFGGSQKEDDMYFLNLQEDLERSKRYKAIARYLSDKDYLQPKVPDLDDIVPLPPAPLPKWDGKIAFQRWFEGEAPPKPDEALVRHLAWQAGLNGDTGLDEKTGMPKKPTK, encoded by the coding sequence ATGGTAGCACGTATTTTTAAAATCATCGTCATTATCATGACGGTCTTGATTGTGCTGGCAATATGGGCAGGCATGAGTTTATTTGAAGGTGTTGATTTAGGTGGTGCCGGACACTCGACTTCCCCCGGAGTTATTGACGAATACAAAGCGAGAAAAATCAAAATGGAAAAAATGGAACAATTACAAGCAAATTTAGAATTTGTTTGCAAACATGAAGAAAGGCCGGAATTATCACAAGAAACCCAACAGCTATATAACTACGCGCTTTACCATGACTTACACAATATGTGGACGGGTAAAAAAGGGGATGCAGTATGGAATGGGTTGGCACGCTATTATCGAATTGCAGCAATGAATGGCGATTACAAAGCAAATATTCGTTTACAGTATTTACTAAAAAGTGGACGAATTAGCTCCGATATGCCGCAAACAGAAGTACATAACCTTAATGAAGAACTGGCAAAACAACTGCCTGCCACTGCGTATTATAATCTGTACGGTTATTTGGATGTAGGCTACGGTGTACGTACGGAGAAAGATGGCAAGTATGCCTATCTTCGTAAAGCGGCAGACTTGGGGAGTCGGGAAGCGCAGTATGTTGTTTCGGAAATGTTAGGTGATATTAATGATGAAGAAACCTTGCAAATGCGCCTAAATATGATTAAACAATTACGTTCTTGTGCCTCAGAGCAAGGATTAGGTATCGCTTCAAATTTCTTAGGTATTCATCTTCAGAGTGATAAAGATTACAAGGATGCAGTAAAGGCTTTTTATCAAGGCGTTAAAAATGGAAACGCAGCTTCTGCCCGTTATTTATCAAATGGTTTTGGAGGAAGTCAAAAAGAAGACGATATGTATTTTTTAAACTTGCAAGAAGATCTGGAAAGATCTAAACGATATAAAGCTATTGCAAGGTATTTATCTGATAAAGACTACCTCCAACCCAAAGTTCCCGACCTAGATGACATCGTGCCATTACCGCCAGCTCCATTGCCGAAATGGGACGGTAAAATCGCCTTTCAACGCTGGTTTGAAGGAGAAGCCCCGCCTAAACCGGATGAAGCCCTTGTTCGTCATTTGGCTTGGCAGGCAGGATTAAACGGCGATACAGGGTTAGATGAGAAAACTGGGATGCCGAAGAAACCAACAAAATAA
- a CDS encoding DUF6396 domain-containing protein produces MVARIFKIIVIAMIALIVLVIWVGMSLFKGVDLGGTGHSTSPGVIDEYKARKIKMEKMEQLQANLEFVCKHEEKPELSQETQQLYNYALYHDLHNMWTGKRGDEVWNGLARYYRIAAMNGDYKANIRLQYLLKSGRISSDMPQTEVHNLNEELAKQLPATAYYNLYGYLDVGYGVRTEKDGKYAYLRKAADLGSREAQYVVGDILTDINDEETRPLRLKIYDQLLACASEQGLGQASVMLGIGLQRKNEYQQALEVFHQGTKNGSSSSASRLEEAFSGKQKDGDMDFLNLSEDSERSRRYKIIGDYLYEKDYLQPKVPDLDDIVPLPPAPLPEWDGKIAFQRWYEGEAPPKPDEALVRRLAWQAGLNGDTGLDEKNGMPKKPTK; encoded by the coding sequence ATGGTAGCACGAATTTTTAAAATCATCGTTATTGCTATGATTGCCTTGATTGTTTTGGTGATTTGGGTCGGCATGAGTTTATTTAAAGGTGTTGATTTAGGTGGTACCGGACACTCGACTTCACCCGGAGTTATTGACGAATACAAAGCGAGAAAAATCAAAATGGAAAAAATGGAACAATTACAAGCAAATTTAGAATTTGTTTGCAAACACGAAGAAAAACCTGAATTATCACAAGAAACCCAACAACTCTATAACTACGCGCTTTATCACGACCTGCATAATATGTGGACGGGCAAGCGGGGCGATGAGGTCTGGAATGGGTTGGCACGTTATTATCGAATTGCAGCAATGAATGGCGATTACAAAGCCAATATTCGTTTACAGTATTTACTGAAAAGCGGACGCATTAGCTCCGATATGCCACAAACGGAAGTGCATAATCTCAATGAAGAACTGGCCAAACAATTGCCTGCCACTGCGTATTATAATTTGTATGGTTATTTGGATGTGGGCTATGGTGTACGTACGGAGAAAGATGGCAAGTACGCCTATCTTCGTAAAGCAGCGGATTTAGGGAGTCGCGAGGCACAATATGTCGTTGGGGATATATTAACTGATATTAATGATGAAGAAACAAGACCGTTGCGTTTAAAAATCTATGACCAATTGTTGGCTTGTGCTTCAGAGCAAGGATTAGGTCAAGCATCAGTTATGTTAGGTATTGGACTTCAAAGAAAGAACGAATACCAACAAGCATTGGAAGTGTTTCATCAAGGAACAAAGAATGGCAGTTCCTCTTCTGCAAGTCGGTTGGAAGAAGCATTTAGTGGCAAACAAAAGGATGGCGATATGGATTTTCTAAATTTATCAGAAGATTCTGAACGTTCTCGTCGTTATAAAATTATCGGTGATTACCTTTATGAAAAAGACTATCTCCAACCCAAAGTTCCTGATTTGGATGATATTGTGCCATTGCCTCCAGCGCCATTGCCGGAATGGGACGGTAAAATCGCCTTTCAGCGTTGGTATGAAGGGGAAGCCCCGCCCAAACCTGATGAAGCCCTGGTGCGTCGTTTGGCATGGCAGGCTGGGTTAAACGGTGATACTGGTTTAGACGAAAAAAACGGCATGCCGAAGAAACCAACAAAATGA
- a CDS encoding phospholipase D-like domain-containing protein yields MSKLTMIGWYEAIQGELDEVIVNAKTDGIVHVWEAHEIEKHEKLVEFTKSPKRTNLIYKNRKVAPQNEDFKPRILPDGRKVNHSFEDTELPDGKGTLTDGSYDFALKKFKSHHQKTVLIDYEIPELAVGFVLEHNMVDNYWDDSNHSLKTTLPNKGKNSPTPLQDVSSIVTGQVLWDINHNFCQSWDRQNNKQWGKDPVDIGITGKRQSFTRDHYQPNPSLVDDSKLVMAQIVRTYDQPNIEDIMKVYLKNIKQTTSYIYTENQYFRFPPLVREFISHWETIKNNGRTEGPIHWFTVTNSSDEGIGAGTYTTNEMFKLLGKQDVMPGVARNIKLNELETQLGMAKRSEVRLYNESMKAPTAEGKAVAAAEFEKNQQEIQRIEKEIGEIKAKQHEEQKTQEAEKAGPTKKEGELNQIESSELGQEEPNLTKELGYEISDTPGIKAHICTLMPKDENGKYVHTYKKNGKDTPAEVYVHSKVTIMDDVFTVISSANLNTRSMQVDTELGIIMECADVAEGLRKRLWDLHTNKNSAANPDDMHDYAVAKEAFKKWGKLIEANKRSQKDGNSPECALREFSRDDPKVSRSD; encoded by the coding sequence GTGAGCAAGTTGACTATGATCGGGTGGTATGAAGCAATTCAAGGGGAGTTAGATGAGGTTATTGTTAATGCTAAGACTGATGGAATAGTCCATGTATGGGAAGCTCATGAAATAGAAAAACATGAGAAGTTAGTTGAATTTACAAAATCCCCCAAACGTACAAATTTAATTTATAAAAACCGCAAAGTAGCGCCACAAAATGAAGATTTCAAGCCTAGGATTTTACCAGATGGGAGAAAAGTAAATCATAGCTTTGAGGATACGGAATTACCCGATGGTAAGGGCACATTAACTGATGGTTCATATGATTTTGCATTAAAAAAATTTAAATCGCATCATCAAAAAACTGTATTAATAGATTATGAAATTCCTGAGCTTGCAGTAGGATTTGTGCTAGAGCATAACATGGTGGATAACTATTGGGATGATAGTAATCATTCGTTAAAAACTACATTGCCAAATAAAGGGAAAAATAGCCCAACGCCATTACAGGATGTTTCCAGTATTGTGACTGGACAAGTGTTATGGGATATTAATCATAATTTTTGTCAATCTTGGGATCGGCAAAATAATAAACAGTGGGGAAAAGATCCCGTTGATATTGGTATTACAGGGAAACGACAATCGTTTACGCGTGACCATTATCAGCCTAATCCATCACTAGTTGATGATAGCAAACTTGTGATGGCTCAAATTGTTCGTACCTATGATCAACCAAATATCGAAGATATCATGAAGGTCTATTTAAAGAATATTAAACAGACCACAAGTTATATTTATACAGAAAATCAGTATTTTCGTTTTCCGCCATTGGTGAGAGAGTTTATTAGCCACTGGGAAACAATTAAAAATAACGGGCGTACAGAAGGGCCAATTCATTGGTTCACAGTAACGAATTCTTCTGACGAAGGTATCGGTGCAGGAACTTATACTACTAATGAAATGTTTAAATTATTGGGCAAGCAGGATGTAATGCCTGGGGTGGCGAGAAATATTAAGTTAAATGAACTTGAAACTCAATTAGGTATGGCGAAAAGAAGTGAAGTCCGCTTATATAATGAAAGCATGAAAGCTCCTACTGCTGAAGGAAAAGCTGTTGCAGCCGCTGAGTTTGAGAAAAACCAGCAGGAAATTCAGAGAATTGAAAAGGAAATAGGCGAGATTAAAGCGAAGCAACATGAGGAGCAAAAAACGCAAGAGGCTGAAAAAGCGGGCCCGACTAAAAAAGAAGGTGAACTCAATCAAATTGAGTCATCTGAGCTCGGACAAGAAGAGCCAAATCTTACAAAAGAGTTAGGCTATGAAATCAGCGACACCCCGGGGATTAAAGCACATATCTGCACCTTAATGCCGAAAGATGAGAACGGCAAATATGTACATACTTATAAGAAAAACGGCAAAGATACACCGGCGGAAGTCTATGTGCATTCCAAGGTGACTATTATGGACGACGTCTTCACCGTCATCAGTTCGGCGAACTTAAACACCCGCAGTATGCAGGTGGATACGGAATTGGGCATTATTATGGAATGCGCTGATGTGGCGGAAGGGCTGCGCAAACGCTTATGGGATTTACATACTAATAAGAATAGCGCGGCGAATCCCGATGATATGCATGATTATGCGGTGGCAAAAGAGGCATTTAAAAAATGGGGAAAATTAATTGAAGCAAACAAAAGATCTCAAAAAGATGGAAATTCTCCGGAATGTGCTTTACGGGAATTTAGCCGTGATGATCCTAAAGTAAGTCGGAGTGACTAA